In Paenibacillus stellifer, the DNA window TTGAGCGTATCAAGAATTGGGATGAATTTTCGGTGCCGCTGAGCGAAGAGAAGCTGCGCGAGCAGAGTGCGCGCTGTATGGACTGCGGAACGCCGTTCTGCCATGTAGGGCGTGTGCTGTCCGGCATGGCTGCGGGCTGTCCGCTTCACAATTTGATTCCGGAATGGAATGATATGGTCTTCAAAGACAATTGGGAAGTGGCCCTGAAACGGTTGCACAAGACGAACAACTTCCCTGAATTCACAAGCCGCGTCTGCCCTGCGCCCTGCGAAGGCTCCTGCACCGTTGGCATGAACGGCCAGCCGGTTGCCATTCGCTCGATCGAGAAGGCGATTGTAGACAAGGGATTTGAAATGGGCTGGATCAAGCCCGAGCCGCCGCTCGCCCGCACGGGCAAGAAGGTGGCTGTGGTCGGCTCCGGACCGGCGGGTATGGCCTGCGCGGCGCAGCTCAACAAGGCGGGTCATACCGTGACCGTCTATGAGCGGGCCGACCGCATTGGCGGGCTGCTGACATACGGCATCCCGAACATGAAGCTCGACAAGAAGAAAGTGCAGCGGCGCGTTGACCTGCTCGCGGCGGAAGGCGTTGAGTTCGTTACCGGAACCGAAGTCGGCAGAGACATTTCGGCGGATGAGCTGAAGGCCGGTTATGACGCAGTCGTTCTCTGCGGCGGATCGACCAAGGGACGCGATCTGCAGATTGAAGGCCGTGAGCTGTCCGGCATCTATCAGGCGATGGAGTTCCTGACGCTGAACACGAAGAGCCTGCTTGACTCCGACCTGAAGGACGGTGAGTATCTGTCCGCTGCCGGCAAGGATGTCGTCGTAATCGGCGGCGGCGACACCGGTACCGACTGCGTAGGCACCTCGCTGCGTCACGGCTGCAAGAGCGTGATCCAGCTGGAGATTATGCCCCAGGCTCCTGCTACCCGCCAGCCGAACAATCCGTGGCCGGAATTCCCGAAGGTGCTGAAGGTGGATTACGGCCAGGTTGAGGCGAAGGCCGTATACCACGAGGACCCGCGCCGGTATCTTGTATCGACGAAGGGCTTCGTCGGCGACGGAAACGGCCACGTGAAGGAGCTGCGTACGGTCAAGATCGAGTGGGCCCGCAATGAGGAAGGCCGCGTGGTACCGAGA includes these proteins:
- a CDS encoding glutamate synthase subunit beta, with product MGKATGFLEYARVTPGECDALERIKNWDEFSVPLSEEKLREQSARCMDCGTPFCHVGRVLSGMAAGCPLHNLIPEWNDMVFKDNWEVALKRLHKTNNFPEFTSRVCPAPCEGSCTVGMNGQPVAIRSIEKAIVDKGFEMGWIKPEPPLARTGKKVAVVGSGPAGMACAAQLNKAGHTVTVYERADRIGGLLTYGIPNMKLDKKKVQRRVDLLAAEGVEFVTGTEVGRDISADELKAGYDAVVLCGGSTKGRDLQIEGRELSGIYQAMEFLTLNTKSLLDSDLKDGEYLSAAGKDVVVIGGGDTGTDCVGTSLRHGCKSVIQLEIMPQAPATRQPNNPWPEFPKVLKVDYGQVEAKAVYHEDPRRYLVSTKGFVGDGNGHVKELRTVKIEWARNEEGRVVPREVPGSEEVIPAQLVLLALGFTGPEDTAASQFGVERDERTNVKAEYGVHTTNVEGVFAAGDMRRGQSLIVWAISEGRQAAREVDRYLMGSSNLP